Proteins from a single region of Dyadobacter fanqingshengii:
- a CDS encoding TetR/AcrR family transcriptional regulator yields MKERIIKSALNLFWRYGIKSVTMDDIAKDLGISKRTIYQHYSDKEAILALVIQNEIMDQKCEMEKLDEKAANPIEQMMYASAQMRDTLSNMNPALLYDLKKYYPTAWEQFETYKHEFLLKSIRENLVTGIEQGLYRPDIDVDVLALLRIEQIVMAFDPTIFPQKKFSMMHTQMQFLLHFLRGVLSEKGFEYYNTIKDRSAIEINTHEK; encoded by the coding sequence GTGAAAGAGCGAATTATTAAATCAGCCCTAAATCTATTCTGGCGCTATGGGATCAAGAGCGTTACCATGGATGATATTGCCAAAGACCTGGGGATTTCGAAGCGTACGATATATCAGCATTATTCTGACAAAGAGGCCATTCTGGCATTGGTGATCCAAAACGAAATTATGGATCAAAAGTGCGAAATGGAGAAACTGGATGAGAAAGCAGCGAACCCAATTGAGCAAATGATGTATGCATCGGCACAAATGCGGGATACACTTTCCAACATGAATCCGGCATTGTTGTACGACTTGAAAAAATATTATCCGACGGCCTGGGAGCAATTTGAAACGTATAAGCATGAATTTCTGCTGAAAAGTATTCGCGAAAATCTGGTTACTGGCATTGAACAGGGTCTTTACCGGCCCGATATAGACGTAGATGTGCTTGCATTGCTCCGTATAGAACAAATCGTTATGGCTTTTGACCCGACTATATTTCCGCAGAAAAAATTCAGCATGATGCATACCCAAATGCAATTCCTCCTCCATTTTCTGAGAGGGGTCTTATCGGAAAAAGGATTTGAATATTACAACACCATAAAAGACAGATCAGCAATTGAAATCAATACCCATGAAAAATGA
- a CDS encoding TolC family protein: MKNEQIIRRSLMLLAILLSIGPLHAQDGNFSLEQAVDYAIKHNLNIKNAQLDATSAEARIGEIRAAGLPQLSAAVSVTNNIIIPRFFLPANAFDPTAPADAPPAAVEFGIPWQGSASANLNQLIFSGSYFIGLKAAATYRELAQKSTTSSKVQVAEAVTKAYYSAQVAEERAKLLDLNISRVDSLMRETKAMNVSGFVELLDVNRLEVQINNLQTERQKVQNLIELSYALLKYQMGMPANEPIKLTDDINAVNVDALRSESANADISYENRIEYSLLNTQEKLAGLDLRNVRSGYLPSLSASVGYGYNAGYDKFSQLFTDNWYNNMVLTVNLNIPIFDGFSKKYQINQKKIAIDKVKNNQTLLKQSIDLENNQASISIKNAFATLETQKRNLTLAEEIVRVSKIKYKEGVGSNIEVINAESSLKEAQTNYFTALYDLMIAKVDLSRAKGELYTEK; this comes from the coding sequence ATGAAAAATGAACAAATAATACGACGCAGCCTGATGCTGCTGGCGATTCTACTCAGCATTGGTCCGCTTCACGCGCAGGACGGGAATTTCTCCCTTGAACAGGCCGTGGATTATGCGATCAAGCACAATTTGAATATTAAAAATGCGCAATTGGATGCAACATCCGCCGAGGCACGCATTGGTGAGATCCGGGCAGCGGGTCTGCCCCAGTTGAGCGCGGCCGTTTCGGTGACCAATAACATTATTATCCCGAGGTTCTTCCTTCCGGCAAATGCGTTTGATCCGACAGCTCCTGCGGACGCTCCTCCTGCTGCGGTAGAATTCGGGATCCCATGGCAAGGGTCGGCATCTGCCAATTTGAACCAGCTTATTTTTAGTGGGTCTTACTTCATTGGTTTGAAAGCAGCAGCAACATATCGCGAACTGGCTCAGAAATCTACAACGTCATCGAAAGTGCAAGTGGCTGAGGCCGTTACAAAGGCCTATTATTCAGCACAAGTTGCTGAGGAGCGCGCCAAGTTGCTGGATCTCAACATTTCACGTGTGGATTCGCTGATGCGTGAGACTAAGGCCATGAATGTCAGCGGATTTGTAGAGCTTTTGGACGTGAATCGCCTTGAAGTGCAGATCAATAACCTGCAAACCGAGCGGCAAAAAGTGCAGAATCTTATTGAATTGAGCTATGCCTTGCTAAAATATCAGATGGGAATGCCTGCTAACGAGCCGATCAAACTGACCGACGACATTAATGCAGTCAATGTGGATGCGCTGAGATCTGAATCTGCTAATGCAGACATCAGTTATGAAAACCGCATCGAATATTCCTTGCTCAACACCCAGGAAAAACTAGCCGGCCTCGACCTGCGCAACGTGCGGAGTGGGTATCTTCCAAGCTTGTCGGCCTCTGTTGGATATGGGTACAATGCTGGTTATGACAAGTTTTCACAACTATTTACCGACAACTGGTATAATAACATGGTGTTAACCGTAAACCTCAACATTCCGATCTTCGATGGTTTTTCCAAAAAATACCAGATCAACCAGAAAAAGATCGCCATTGATAAGGTGAAGAACAACCAGACGCTGCTGAAACAGTCTATCGACCTGGAAAACAATCAGGCAAGTATTAGCATTAAAAATGCATTTGCTACGCTGGAAACCCAGAAACGCAACCTGACGCTCGCTGAGGAAATTGTCCGTGTTTCGAAAATCAAATACAAAGAAGGAGTCGGCTCCAACATCGAGGTGATCAACGCAGAATCATCATTGAAAGAAGCGCAAACGAACTATTTCACTGCGCTTTATGACCTGATGATCGCCAAGGTAGACCTCAGCCGCGCCAAAGGAGAACTTTATACAGAAAAATAA